DNA from Brassica napus cultivar Da-Ae chromosome C4, Da-Ae, whole genome shotgun sequence:
ttatttttttgtgtataCTTGATACTTGGTTTACCTTGAACGAGTAATAAATTTTTGGACTTGTACAATACTTGATTTGTcgaaaacaaatatttgttatttCGAGTATTTGTCTGAAAATATGTTACTTGCAAATCATTTGCCTCGTTTGATTACTTTTCCACTTACAAGTACTTATGAATCATTTGGAtgtatttccaattttttaggAATTAATTGTTCTATAAAGTTAGATAATATTCTATCAAAGAAAGttatgaaaatttgttttgttcATTCAACTCGGAAAAAACATAAGTGTTAcgtcaaataaaatatttgtacctattataaaaaagaagaaggaacaaATACATAAACATTTTGATATGAAAGtattgtttacttttttttaacaaagaaatattctttttaagGCTATTTATTTTCAATCACAAAACAAGTAATAAGAATTAAGTCGAGTTGCTAATTTTTTTGCGAgacttattatttgttttatacttGTAAGTAGCGAAACTCAACGATTTGAtatctaaaaaatcaaaatatgtaGGGATCAAGTAACGAGTATAAGATAAGCAATGAGTATTTTGTGCCCAGCCAGACACATACATGAGCTATTTTTAGCTGCATATCTCAACATTAATTACAGAGGATCCCACAAAATTGATAACTAGATACTGTATTCCAGTTTTGAATTAATTACGAAGATCTCTTTATCCATTATGAAAGGAAAAAATCGTTGGCATTAACGTAATTGTCGGCTAGTCACGTCAACCTTGACTGTAAATCCCAGAAGTCCCAGATAGTCAGTCAGTCCAAATCtcaaatattcatatttttagtatgaaaaagaaagaaagaaactaaataaaacgtaattaaattaaattatgatGAACACTAATGTTTCCAAAGCTTTTGGGTTTGATAATGGGCGTGACTGACAccttttatcttcttctcaaCAAATCTCATCTTCTCTTCTCACTCCAATTGCTTGCTTGCTTGCAGCTCACTCCATCCCTCATCATCTCCTCTCTCTCAGATTCTACAATTCCTTTCATACGACGAGAAAATGGGAAACTGCCTCCCCAATTCCACTACAAAAACCACGGCTGAGATCTCTCCGGCGACGGCGAAACCTACCTCCGCCGCCACCGTGAAACTATCCGGACCGCCGAACAGTCTCGCAACGTCGTACCTCCGCTTCGCTCTCCTCCACAAGAAAGTAAACCTCCGTTTCGTCCCCTCAGAAGACCAGAAGCCGACAATCCACGTCGGAGCAGAGACGGTATCAGGATCTCAGGAGGTTCTGCTCCGTTACATCGAGGACAAGTTCCCCGAGCCGAGGCTAATGCTCTGGAAGTTCAACCTAGAAGGCTTCGACGAGGCGACGCCGCCGATAGCGAAAGCGATTTGGCTTCAGCACAGGAGCATGCTGTGGCACATCGAGAGGATGGTGAGATGGTCGGAGGATCTGGCGGCACGTGGAGGGAGGAGAGCCGTTGATCCGTCGGTGGGGACGCCGAAGATGGAGATTAGGAAGTTCGCTAAGAGCTATGCGCAGTTGCAGGAGATTATGGTTGAGCATGCTCAGATGGAAGAGAGGATTCTTTTCCCTGTTCTTGAATCTGTTGATCGAGGTAACAAAGAGATTTTcaggttttttatttttatcttttggtAGGGATGTGTAAAAGTGCGAACGAAGAACATGGGAGAGAGTTACCAATGATGAATGGgatcaaagaatatattaaatCGATTGGGGTG
Protein-coding regions in this window:
- the LOC106431353 gene encoding uncharacterized protein LOC106431353, which produces MGNCLPNSTTKTTAEISPATAKPTSAATVKLSGPPNSLATSYLRFALLHKKVNLRFVPSEDQKPTIHVGAETVSGSQEVLLRYIEDKFPEPRLMLWKFNLEGFDEATPPIAKAIWLQHRSMLWHIERMVRWSEDLAARGGRRAVDPSVGTPKMEIRKFAKSYAQLQEIMVEHAQMEERILFPVLESVDRGMCKSANEEHGRELPMMNGIKEYIKSIGVMDSGACSEELFTLASRFNSLQMMCKAHFEEEEKDLLPMGREKQNKLMNQSLELMRGTHSNVCDFLLQGLTPQEAMQYLDILMNFADPNFISSFICQQAIVD